From one Pieris brassicae chromosome 5, ilPieBrab1.1, whole genome shotgun sequence genomic stretch:
- the LOC123709264 gene encoding UDP-glucosyltransferase 2-like isoform X2 → MALRVLGLILLVIGFCESYKILVISPVAAKSHAILGDGVIKHLLKAGHQISYVTAFPENNSHPNLTIIDVKATTDIIKEEVMSLDMIINKKSDLQNIQFIVNLFVEMGKQTIVNKNFQNVLKDKKQQFDVIIAEWMFTEIYSGLIPVFDCPLIWLSTIEPHWMVIKLIDEIPNPAYTPDSLTVYAPPFTFWQRVQLLLNLFLGQYLQYSYAYGPEQNTYEQFIVPHIRDKIRPVPSFDVLRYNASLMFGNSHYSLGTSTRLPLNYISIGGYHIDTDTKPLPKGLQTIMDNAKNGVIYFSMGSNLKSKHFPQELREGLLNLFGELKQTVIWKFEEQLETRPKNVHIVQWAPQQSILAHPNCVLFITHGGLLSTTEAIHFGVPIIGIPVFADQFTNIEVAVNKGYARKTPLSYSMVDDLRESIRDVLNNPKNAAKAKELSMIYHDRPVTPDKEMVHWVNHVVKTRGAPHLRSPAMELPWYQKLYLDLIALLLILKVLLYYICKKNCGLFLKDKTKDSKKKRH, encoded by the exons ATGGCCCTGCGAGTACTTGGCTTGATATTACTAGTGATTGGTTTCTGCGAATCTTACAAGATACTGGTGATAAGTCCCGTTGCTGCCAAGAGCCATGCTATCTTGGGCGATGGAGTCATCAAGCATCTTCTGAAGGCTGGACACCAA ATCTCTTACGTAACAGCGTTTCCTGAAAACAATTCCCACCCAAACCTTACAATTATAGATGTCAAAGCAACTACAGATATTATAAAAG AGGAAGTGATGAGTTTAGacatgataattaataaaaagtccgatctacaaaatatacaatttattgtaaatctgTTTGTGGAAATGGGAAAGCAgacaatagtaaataaaaattttcaaaatgtcCTGAAAGATAAAAAACAACAGTTTGATGTAATTATAGCAGAATGGATGTTCACGGAAATATATTCTGG ATTAATACCTGTTTTTGACTGTCCATTGATATGGCTATCCACTATTGAACCTCATTGGATGGTAATAAAACTTATCGACGAAATTCCAAACCCTGCGTATACGCCTGACAGCCTGACAGTTTATGCACCACCTTTCACATTTTGGCAGAGAGTTCaactattattaaacttatttcttGGACAGTATCTACAATATAG ctATGCATATGGACCAGAACAAAATACTTATGAACAATTCATAGTACCTCATATAAGAGATAAGATCAGACCGGTACCATCATTTGATGTTTTGAGGTATAATGCGTCTCTTATGTTTGGAAACTCGCATTATTCGCTGGGAACATCCACGAGATTACCTCTAAACTATATTTCTATTGGTGGCTATCACATTGATACTGACACGAAACCTTTACCAAAA GGTCTTCAAACAATTATGGATAACGCTAAAAACGGGGTTATTTACTTCAGTATGGGATCGAACCTAAAAAGCAAACATTTTCCCCAAGAACTAAGAGAAGGACTACTTAACCTTTTTGGAGAATTAAAACAGACTGTTATTTGGAAATTTGAAGAACAGTTAGAGACTCGTCCAAAGAATGTACATATAGTGCAATGGGCTCCTCAGCAGAGTATCTTag CGCATCCAAATTGCGTTCTTTTCATTACGCATGGAGGTCTTCTCTCAACGACAGAAGCTATTCACTTTGGGGTTCCTATAATTGGGATCCCAGTTTTTGCTGATCAGTTCACGAATATTGAGGTAGCTGTTAACAAGGGCTATGCGAGAAAGACTCCTCTATCTTATTCGATGGTGGATGACTTAAGAGAGAGCATACGTGATGTTTTAAACAATCCCAA AAATGCAGCGAAAGCCAAAGAGCTATCAATGATTTATCATGACAGACCGGTTACACCAGACAAGGAAATGGTGCACTGGGTCAACCATGTTGTGAAAACTCGCGGTGCCCCTCACTTGAGATCACCAGCAATGGAACTACCTTGgtatcaaaaattatatttagaccTCATTGCTCTTTTACTAATACTTAAGGTGCTGTTGTAttatatttgcaaaaaaaattgtggtcttttcttgaaagacaaaactaaagaCAGTAAGAAGAAGAGACATTGA
- the LOC123709264 gene encoding UDP-glucosyltransferase 2-like isoform X1: MALRVLGLILLVIGFCESYKILVISPVAAKSHAILGDGVIKHLLKAGHQISYVTAFPENNSHPNLTIIDVKATTDIIKEEVMSLDMIINKKSDLQNIQFIVNLFVEMGKQTIVNKNFQNVLKDKKQQFDVIIAEWMFTEIYSGLIPVFDCPLIWLSTIEPHWMVIKLIDEIPNPAYTPDSLTVYAPPFTFWQRVQLLLNLFLGQYLQYSYAYGPEQNTYEQFIVPHIRDKIRPVPSFDVLRYNASLMFGNSHYSLGTSTRLPLNYISIGGYHIDTDTKPLPKGLQTIMDNAKNGVIYFSMGSNLKSKHFPQELREGLLNLFGELKQTVIWKFEEQLETRPKNVHIVQWAPQQSILAHPNCVLFITHGGLLSTTEAIHFGVPIIGIPVFADQFTNIEVAVNKGYARKTPLSYSMVDDLRESIRDVLNNPKYSAKAKELSRIYHSRMVHPSVDLVHWTEEVVASQGALYLRSAALQTPLYQKLYLDLAALVTLIIFVFIYLTRKVLGSFTKKAHNDKKKN, from the exons ATGGCCCTGCGAGTACTTGGCTTGATATTACTAGTGATTGGTTTCTGCGAATCTTACAAGATACTGGTGATAAGTCCCGTTGCTGCCAAGAGCCATGCTATCTTGGGCGATGGAGTCATCAAGCATCTTCTGAAGGCTGGACACCAA ATCTCTTACGTAACAGCGTTTCCTGAAAACAATTCCCACCCAAACCTTACAATTATAGATGTCAAAGCAACTACAGATATTATAAAAG AGGAAGTGATGAGTTTAGacatgataattaataaaaagtccgatctacaaaatatacaatttattgtaaatctgTTTGTGGAAATGGGAAAGCAgacaatagtaaataaaaattttcaaaatgtcCTGAAAGATAAAAAACAACAGTTTGATGTAATTATAGCAGAATGGATGTTCACGGAAATATATTCTGG ATTAATACCTGTTTTTGACTGTCCATTGATATGGCTATCCACTATTGAACCTCATTGGATGGTAATAAAACTTATCGACGAAATTCCAAACCCTGCGTATACGCCTGACAGCCTGACAGTTTATGCACCACCTTTCACATTTTGGCAGAGAGTTCaactattattaaacttatttcttGGACAGTATCTACAATATAG ctATGCATATGGACCAGAACAAAATACTTATGAACAATTCATAGTACCTCATATAAGAGATAAGATCAGACCGGTACCATCATTTGATGTTTTGAGGTATAATGCGTCTCTTATGTTTGGAAACTCGCATTATTCGCTGGGAACATCCACGAGATTACCTCTAAACTATATTTCTATTGGTGGCTATCACATTGATACTGACACGAAACCTTTACCAAAA GGTCTTCAAACAATTATGGATAACGCTAAAAACGGGGTTATTTACTTCAGTATGGGATCGAACCTAAAAAGCAAACATTTTCCCCAAGAACTAAGAGAAGGACTACTTAACCTTTTTGGAGAATTAAAACAGACTGTTATTTGGAAATTTGAAGAACAGTTAGAGACTCGTCCAAAGAATGTACATATAGTGCAATGGGCTCCTCAGCAGAGTATCTTag CGCATCCAAATTGCGTTCTTTTCATTACGCATGGAGGTCTTCTCTCAACGACAGAAGCTATTCACTTTGGGGTTCCTATAATTGGGATCCCAGTTTTTGCTGATCAGTTCACGAATATTGAGGTAGCTGTTAACAAGGGCTATGCGAGAAAGACTCCTCTATCTTATTCGATGGTGGATGACTTAAGAGAGAGCATACGTGATGTTTTAAACAATCCCAA ATACTCAGCTAAGGCAAAAGAGCTATCTCGGATCTACCACTCCCGTATGGTGCACCCTAGCGTAGATCTGGTACACTGGACTGAGGAAGTAGTGGCTTCGCAGGGTGCGCTGTATCTTCGCTCTGCTGCGTTGCAAACGCCTCTCTACCAGAAATTATACCTGGACTTGGCTGCTTTagttactttaataatttttgtgtttatatatCTTACTAGAAAAGTTTTAGGGAGTTTTACTAAAAAGGCACATAatgacaagaaaaaaaattaa